A genomic stretch from Papio anubis isolate 15944 chromosome 18, Panubis1.0, whole genome shotgun sequence includes:
- the GINS2 gene encoding DNA replication complex GINS protein PSF2, translated as MDAAEVEFLAEKELVTIIPNFSLDKIYLIGGDLGPFNPGLPVEVPLWLAINLKQRQKCRLLPPEWMDVEKLEKMRDHERKEETFTPMPSPYYMELTKLLLNHASDNIPKADEIRTLVKDMWDTRIAKLRVSADSFVRQQEAHAKLDNLTLMEINTSGTFLTQALNHMYKLRTNLQPSESTQSQDF; from the exons ATGGACGCTGCCGAGGTCGAGTTCCTCGCCGAGAAGGAGCTGGTTACCATTATCCCCAACTTCAGTCTGGACAAGATCTACCTCATCGGG GGGGACCTGGGGCCTTTTAACCCTGGTTTACCAGTGGAAGTGCCCCTGTGGCTGGCAATTAACCtgaaacaaagacagaaatgtCGCCTGCTCCCTCCAGAGTGGATGGACGTAG aaaagttGGAGAAGATGAGGGATCATGAACGAAAGGAAGAAACTTTTACCCCAATGCCCAGCCCTTACTACATGGAACTTACCAAGCTCCTATTAAATCA TGCTTCAGACAACATCCCGAAGGCAGATGAAATCCGGACCCTGGTCAAGGATATGTGGGACACTCGTATAGCCAAACTCCGAGTGTCTGCTGACAGCTTTGTGAGACAGCAGGAGGCACATGCCAAG cTGGATAACTTGACCTTGATGGAGATCAACACCAGCGGGACTTTCCTCACACAAGCGCTCAACCACATGTACAAACTCCGCACAAACCTCCAGCCTTCGGAGAGTACTCAGTCTCAGGACTTCTAG